One Triticum dicoccoides isolate Atlit2015 ecotype Zavitan chromosome 3B, WEW_v2.0, whole genome shotgun sequence genomic window, ATCATTTCCTTTTTTCACACCTAACTCGGGGTCGAACCGGCTCTCGCTGTCGGGTCATAGCAGGCGCGCTCGTGCCTGTCTCCTCCTCCTACCCAACCAACGTGCCGCTAACCTTGGGACCACCCACACGGCTGGCCCgcctcggcgtcggcgtcggcgtcgccgTGGCAGCCTTAGTTAATCCCAGCCTAACCCTCCAATTATACCACCACCACCACTAATCTCATCctacctccctccctccctctgctCTCTATACACTATACAGTACGCTCGCGGCTCGCTCAGCTTTTGCCTCCTTCCCTTCCCCGCCGTCGCCGCTGCTTCCTCCCTCCCTTCACTCTGCCATATAAAAATGGCCCGCCGCGACACCTCACACTGACACTGCCTCGTCCCGACGAATCACGCGCGCACATTCACACTGGGCTTGGACTCACCGCTGCTGCTGCCGCTTCCGGAGCTAACAAACAGCAACGGAAGCTGGTTCCGGTggatcctcgccgccgccgccgtagccgcagCTAGCAAGCCGAGCGGAACTGGATCCGGCGCGGGAGCAGGAACCGCGCGCGCGCCGGGGCTATCTCGAGGGAGAAGAAATGTAAGCCGCAGGTACTTCAAATTTGAGTTCCTTCCTCTGTTGCTGTTTCCACCGGTGCGCTAGCTAGCAATCCGTAGAGCGGACGACTGTTTCTCCTTCTGGGTTGTGGAGGCGTCCCTCTTGCTTGGCCTGTGGTCTACTGAACCGAGGCGTGCTCTCGAGGCTTCTCTTCTGGCTTTCTGCTTTGCCAGATCTGACTGAGTGAGAGCCGTCGGCATGGCACGCGTGATCTTGTTCGGTTTCTGTTCAGAGCCTGCCTTTTTCTCCGCTGATTCGTTGGGACCCGGCTGCGACTGCGAGAGCCGCCGGCAGATCTGGAGCTTCGGTGGGTGCGGGCACCATTAGATCCGCTTCTCCCCGCGCGCGCTGCTGCTACTCCTACTACCATTAAAGGTTGCGACGAAAGAAATGGAAAGAGTTGCCATTTTTCTCCCCTCGCTGAGCCGTACACGGTTGGTTTCTTTTCCCATCTCGGCTGCTGGCCCGGGTTGTACTTGGTACGCTGTGCATCATCAAGCAGGAGCATGGGCAATCCCAATTCTCGCATGTTATGTCACCGATGACAGTTATTTCTTCTTCTGCTGCCGAATTGATTACTGTAGTAAAGCGCACAGCTCATCTCAACCTTGTTTTCCCTTTTCCTGCCGGCGTCTAACAATAAACAAAATCAAAGTATCATCAAGCAATTAGAGAAAGTTTTTCTCTCAGTCCTGGACGTAGTACTCGCTGAGCCATTATTGAGCCATGATGGGTTACTCTATCCGAATGACCAATAGAATGCACCTTTGCTACAGTTTTGTTTTGTCCCTTTTCTCCAAATTTCATCATTTTATTTCAACGAGTAGAATGTGTATGCTTTACTGCTCTTTGCTAGCTTGGTTGTTTCTTCGCTGCTGTTGAATTACTCATGCCTCATTTTGATGAAGAAATTATTATTCCCAAGCGTGTATTTCCAATGTATATGTAGTACCGGCTACGAACTCATTGAACAATTTCAAATCATGATGGACTTGTTTCTATCTTCTGCAGATACCGTCGATCAGCTGAATTACAGGCCATCTTGAGAGCTGGATAGTACTGAAAATGGGTGTATGGAGCTTCAAGAGGAAAGCTCTGATGTCGGGGCTTTGGTCTCAGCACCATCAAGGAACCTGTCATCCTCTTCCTCCACATTTGTTTCTGCCAACCAGTCACCTTTCTTCACACCACGGTCACTGTCTGCTTGTCGCCCGGAGCATGCTCATGTCGAGCACAATAACTCCCCGACTGGCATCGCGCTGAAAATCGGTGATATTCTTTCCAGTGACACTCTGGTACAGCGGGGGCAGTTACCATCATCAGCCAACATAAGGTTATTGCTAGACGATGCTTCTCCTGCTCCCAGCCTTTGCACTTCAAGTAATTTTGGAACTCCAGCAATTGTCTATAACAATCCCAGCTTCATTTCAACCTTCAACGGCCCATACCAAGGTAGTTCGTCCGCGACTCCAACTAGCAATTGTGATCGTTCAACTCGAAAGGAGAAACAGAAGAGACAGGTAGGAATATATCGGAAATCTTCGTCCTCTCAACCTACGCCATCAGCAGCTTCTGTCAGTAGGCTTCGAACCTATGATGTGTACATAGGGTTTCATGGTCGCAAGGCTTCACTGCTGAGGTTCACAAATTGGCTTCGTGCAGAATTTGAGATTCATGGAATCAGTTGCTTTGCTTCTGATCGGTCCAGGTGTCGGAATTCACACAGCCATGATGCTGTTGAGAGGGTAATGAATGCTTCCACATATGGAATTGTCATCCTTACAAAAAAGTCATTTGGCAATCCTTATACCATTGAGGAGCTCAGGAACTTCTTCGGCAAGAAAAATCTGATCCCTATATTCTTTGACTTGGGTGCTGCTGATTGCCTTGCCAGAGATATCATAGAGAAGAGAGGAGAACTGTGGGAGAAACATGGCGGTGAGCTGTGGATGTTATATGGTGGAATAGAGAATGAATGGAGGGAATCAGTTGATGCTCTTTCTCGGGTGGTAGATGTGCAGTTAGAAGCGAATGATACCAATTTGAGAGCCTCCATACTGCAAGCAGTTATTCTTTTGGCCATGAAACTAGGTAGGAGAAGTGTGGTTGATCGGGTGAATAGGTGGAGAGCAAGGGTGGAGAAAGATGAATTTCCTTTCCCTCGCAATGCTGATTTCGTCGGGAGGAAAAAGGAGCTCTCGGAGTTGGAGCTCATCTTGTTTGGTGATGTCAGCGGGGAAGGGGAAAAGAAGTATTTTGAGCTCAAGACAAAGCAACGAAGAAAAGGCCCTGTGAGTGGCTGGTCTGCTAACAATTATGAGCAATTAAATGCAGATACCATCAAGGGAAAGGAGCCGGTTATGTGGAAGGAGACTGAGGAAGGCATTGAGATGCAGAGACTGGGCACTCCACTGCAGCATGGCCGACAACAGAGAGTGAAGAACGGTGGGAGATATGGGAGGAAGAAAAAAACTAGGAAGATACTCTATGGAAAGGGCATTGCTTGCATATCAGGGGAATCTGGAATGGGCAAGACAGACTTGGCTTTGGAGTACGCATACAGGTTCTCCCAGAGATATAAGATGATTTTGTGGGTCAGAGGGGAGAGCAGATACATTCGACATAATTATTTGTCTTTGCGGACTCTTCTGGAAGTAGATTTAAGTGTTGATACCCGCTTGCATGAGAAAGGAAGTGACCGATGCTTTGAGGAACAGGAAGAGGAAGCCATTGCCAAGATAAGACAAGAACTGATGCGGGACATACCGTATTTAGTTATCATTGATAATCTGGAGAGTGAGAAGGACTGGTGGGATAAGAGAGTCATAATGGACCTTCTCCCACAGTTTGGTGGAGAGACTCACTTCATCATAACAACACGCCTTCCACGGGTGATGAACTTGGAGCCAATGAAGCTTTCTTATTTATCTGGTGCTGAGGCAATGACTTTGATGAAGGGGGCTGTCAAGGAATACCCGCTAATGGAAATTGATGCGCTCAAGGTCATTGAAGAAAAGCTTGGGAGGCTAACTCTTGGCCTAGCTATTGTTGGAGCTATACTCTCGGAGCTTCCAATTATTCCAAGTAGGCTTCTTGACACGTTGAATCGGCCATCACCCGTAAGAGATTTTTCTTGGAATGAGAGAGAAGTAATCAGCTTGAAAAATCATGAAATCCTTGTTAGACTCCTGGATGTCTGCCTATCGATATTTGAGCATGCAGATGGTCCCAGGAGTCTGGCAATTCGTATGGTTCAAGTGAGTGGTTGGTTTGCACCATCTGCAGTTCCAATTCATATGTTGGCTCTGGCTGCACATAAAACCCCAAAGAAGCATCGGAGGGGTCCCAGGTGGAGGAAGTGGTGGCGAACACTAACTTGTGGCCTTGCAACTTCAAGGATGCAGAGATCTGAAGCTGAAGCAGCTGCAATGTTGATGAGGTTTGGAATTGCCAGGTGCAGCGCAAAGTCTGAGTATATCCAGTTCCATGATATGATCAGGTTATATGCTCGCAAGCGAGGAGGCACAAGAACGGCTCAAGCTGCGGTCCAATCAGTGTACCTTCGAGGATCAATCAAACATTCTTCTGAGCACCTATGGGCTGCCTGCTTCATGGCTTTTGGATTTGGTTCTGATCCTTTTCTGGTAGAACTGAGGCCATCTGAGTTGATGTTCTTTGTGAAGCAGATTGTGGTGCCACTTGCGATAAACACATTCATCACATATTCCCGATGTAATGCTGCGCTGGAGCTGCTGCGCCTGTGCACGGATGCATTGGAGCGTGCAGCTGAATCCATGCTCTCTCATGCTGGCAAATGGAGAGAAACATCAATCTCCTGCCTTAGGCCAGTTCAGTCAGAAGCCCAGTACACCTATCTTTGGCAGGAGCTGGCTCTTCTGAAAGCTTCTGTACTAGAAACACGGGCGAAGCTGATGCTCCGAGGCGGACAGTATGGCATCGGGGATGACCTGATACGGAAGGCCATATTCATCCGCACTTCCATCTGCGGCGAGCACCACCCCGACACGGTCTCGGCTCGAGAAACCCTCAGTAAACTAACAAGGCTTCTTACAAACGTCCACCTTAGTTGATTCATATAGCTTAGGACTTCACCCATATATTCTTTTTAGTGTGGCTTTTTCATAATCGCCGTACAAATACCCCCAGAATATCAAATAACAAAGTATATTTGTCTTCATCATtcacttcttttttctttttgctacTGTTACTAAATGTACCCTATCTTATTTCATCCCTGTTAGGACTCTCTTCAAGGTTCTACCAATACATGTTGCCTTTGGTGTAAGCTACTATGTTGTTACTAGATTGTACTAGTACTTCCAACTGCATGCACAGAAGGCTCTGAACTGATGCTTGTAAGTTCTGTCCTGCCTGATGATAAGATGCCATGATTTTGTTCGAAACTGTGATCCAGAATCGGCTATGATGAGAGATGATGTCGAATTGACGCATGAACTATTTGCGTTTTTGCCGTGCCTGTTGATTTGAGCGCTGAGCATTGTTGCTATGAATGATGCCTTTTTTTTTAGCAACGTGAATGATGCCTCTTGAGCTTGCACGGTCGTATGCTGCCACTGGAATTAGGTTGAGGAGAACATGTGGCCCCTGAACCGGTACCATCCTGTTGTCCACTCAGCCCATGTTCCCTCTGATCAATGAATTTACAAATTTCATCTTATTTGTCCTATATTGGTGCACTGGTGCTCACTTTTAGCATTGTAGTTCGCGCAACTTAGTGACTGATATTAAACTATCTAGAAATAATGTTATCTGAATGCTAGAGTGACCTACTAACATGGAGCCCTAGCTGCAGGCACATCACTACCTGTTTCTTTCGTGCAGTAGCTACCTGTTGCTGAAGGGGGGCTGGAGAAACATAAAAATTCCAGATTCGTGAAATCTAGTGCTGAATTATGGGGTGAGCTAACAACAATAGCATATAACTTTTGAGGATTTACTTTCAAAATCCTCCTCTAGATGGCTGGGCCCTCTCTTGTTCCTGATCTTGCTGCTAGCCAACTCGTATAATTTCCAAAAGTTATACGAGTTGGCTACAAAAGGCGTTATACACATTCAACAATAATCTGCAGTATGCCACAACCTCGAAGCATCttttttaaacagaggcaaaatatTTGTCTCATCCATTAATTAAGTAGTTGGACAAGAGTTTAACAAAAAaaagactaattattgcaaggctaTTACTATTCTGTCATGATTTGACCCAGATATTCCACACCCGCAATGATCAAAAGACTTGCCTCTTGGTGACATCAAGGTGGATGAATGGAGTAACAACTAACAAGCATAGTGAGTGAAAGCATTGCCCTTTTATGGATTCTTTGGCGTGGTGAGTTCAGTGGAGGATCTGCTTTGATGATAGATGGTGTCGATTTGACAGATGACCTATTTTCGGTTTTGCCGTGGTTTAAGTGCTCAGCATTGTTGCTGTGATGTCTCTGTCTTTGCATAGCCGCATGCTGCCACTAGAATTAGGTGGAGAAGATGCGACCCCCGAGCCTGCACCGTCTTGTTGTCCACTCGCCCATGTTCCTCTGAATGGTAGAGTAACCTACTAACATGGAGAATTCTACTGAGCAGCTCATATGATCTCCGAACAAAGCACTAGCATCATCCGCTACAGCCTCAAATCATGTTACCAACCTCCATTTCCATTTTGAGTTTTCAGAGAGAGTTTCCATCAGTTCACTGACGTTCGGTTGGACCAGGAAAGATGTTACACAGACAGGCGAAATGTCAAATCTGTCTAGACGATGTCAGGGAGAGACTAGAGAGAGAACACAGAAACAGTACAGCAACAGGGGCCTGGGCCAGGAGCTTCATGGATGGGGATGAACGGACTTGGATTAGCGGCAGGAAGGAACAGATGAGCTGCACCGCGCCGCAGCCCAGTCCATCGACAGCAAGGAAAAAATAACAACGAACAAGAACAGatgtctctctttctctctctcaggTTCGTAACAGGGCTCGACGGCGTTATTGCATCTTCCGGCGAAGACCGCGCGCGCGCGCGCTCACTTCATCTTGGCCTCCGTGAAGAGGACGTGCTTGTTGACGCGGGGGTCGTACTTCCTGAACTCGAGCTTCTCCGTGATCCGGCGAGGGTTCTTGCGCTTCACGTAGAAGAACCCCGTGCCAGCGGCCGACACGAGCCTGATGAAGATGGACGCCCGCTTCGCCTTCCCCATCCCGACGAGATTTCCTCCTTGCCCCGGCGAAGATAAAGCTGGAGACGATCGGATCAGAGCGCGGATATCATTGTGATGCAGGGCACGAACCACCAATTTTGGGATTAAAGCGAGGGAGAAGATCGGGAGAGAGGAGCGGCTTACGAGGTGGCGGGATTCAACGACGAGGAAGGGCACGCCGGATTGTCGCTTCCCTTTTTCCGGTTCTTGGGGCGGCACGGCGGCTAGGGTTCTAGCGAAGAAGCAGGAAATGGTTGGGGAATGCGGTGTGCGTACGGGACTACGGGGGAGGCTATACCTTCCGTGGGCTGGGCTGGGCTGTGGCGACTGACCTTCGTGTGGTCGGCGTACTTTTGGGCTTCCAGCTCTCGGATAGCAAACGAGTTGGGGAGTGCGGTGTGCGTAAGGATTTTTTTTAGTCAACCTCGCAAAGCTTTATTAcatcgtcacaatgtttacatgaCGAAAGGTATACCTTCGCGCTGGCCTAACCAGACATGGCGGCCAACACTCAAAGTTAAAATATGCTTTGCTAAGTTGTGAGCATCAAAGTTTGAGCTCCTAGACTGATAAACTATGTTACAAGAAATATgccggatgttgatgctgctgtaggatgcgagttatttacccaaaaccaccacattaTGGGCTAGGGTAACAGATCGGTACCACATTATGGGCAGGGCACACAAAACCACCAACAATGGGGCTAATCTGTAACGGGAGCACCGACGCTGCGTTTTAGCTCAGAAAACAGCGAatccgacaggtgggtcccgcctGTCGGGCTGACGTGGTGCGTGCTGAAGGACGCCGTTAGACTGTGAGAGACGGCCATTTTGGCGCGCCCGTTTAAGTGGCCCGTGCCGGTCGGTGTTCGAACCGGTCCGCCAGTTCATCACTCTGTCGCTCTCCTCTCTCTCGACCCCAACGACCGCCGGCGCCGGCACTGTCGACTCGCCGCCTTTCGCCGCTCCGCCATGGTTTCTTGGAGCGACGAGTCCTCGAGCTCTTATTCGGATGGCGAAGAAGTAACTAGCCAGGTATGCGTGTTCGCCTCTCGCCTCCCCCACAGATTAGGGTTCAtcccgctagggttagggttcatcATTTGGGGATTTTCATCCAGCTCGCTGATTTGTGCAATTTGTGTGCTGGTTAGCTTCCTAGGACTATCTCTTGCTATGAATGGAGTGGCATTGCTCACGATCTGTCGTCTCGTTGTCTGCATCAACAACCTTGCAACAGGTTTGTTGCATTTGAATCTGTGGACACAGTGAGACGTTTTCTTGCGTGTGCTGAGGAGAAGGTATGATGGCTAGTACTGTAAGTAGATTAGCTTAGTTAGTTTCTGGTCCATTCACTTGTCAGTACTCCAATTTTGTGTATCAAAGTTTTTCTGTTGCTTCAGTTGATGTAATAGTTGTTGCCCATAATCTATGCATATAAATGTTTCTGCCCAGAATTTGTGCATACAATCTTATGAGTGTTTGTGCCCATATGAGTGTTTCTGCCAAGTTGATGTAATAGTTGTTGCCCATATGTTGTTTTAATTGTTTCTGCCCATAAATTATGCATACAATCTTATAGATGAAAACAATTATATATGCTGTTATAATTCTTTGCAGAATTTGTGCATGCAATTTTCACAATATATGTATTAATTGATGATGTAATATTTGATGCATAGAATATAAGTCAGTGGATAGAACTAAACTATAATTCAGTGGATATTACTGAACTACAATTCAGAACATATTTCTTATTGAGAACATATTTATTTAATTGTAGGCAGAACTAAAGTGCAATTATCTGGAGTGGATAGACAGAAAGTGGTCAGT contains:
- the LOC119277069 gene encoding uncharacterized protein LOC119277069, encoding MELQEESSDVGALVSAPSRNLSSSSSTFVSANQSPFFTPRSLSACRPEHAHVEHNNSPTGIALKIGDILSSDTLVQRGQLPSSANIRLLLDDASPAPSLCTSSNFGTPAIVYNNPSFISTFNGPYQGSSSATPTSNCDRSTRKEKQKRQVGIYRKSSSSQPTPSAASVSRLRTYDVYIGFHGRKASLLRFTNWLRAEFEIHGISCFASDRSRCRNSHSHDAVERVMNASTYGIVILTKKSFGNPYTIEELRNFFGKKNLIPIFFDLGAADCLARDIIEKRGELWEKHGGELWMLYGGIENEWRESVDALSRVVDVQLEANDTNLRASILQAVILLAMKLGRRSVVDRVNRWRARVEKDEFPFPRNADFVGRKKELSELELILFGDVSGEGEKKYFELKTKQRRKGPVSGWSANNYEQLNADTIKGKEPVMWKETEEGIEMQRLGTPLQHGRQQRVKNGGRYGRKKKTRKILYGKGIACISGESGMGKTDLALEYAYRFSQRYKMILWVRGESRYIRHNYLSLRTLLEVDLSVDTRLHEKGSDRCFEEQEEEAIAKIRQELMRDIPYLVIIDNLESEKDWWDKRVIMDLLPQFGGETHFIITTRLPRVMNLEPMKLSYLSGAEAMTLMKGAVKEYPLMEIDALKVIEEKLGRLTLGLAIVGAILSELPIIPSRLLDTLNRPSPVRDFSWNEREVISLKNHEILVRLLDVCLSIFEHADGPRSLAIRMVQVSGWFAPSAVPIHMLALAAHKTPKKHRRGPRWRKWWRTLTCGLATSRMQRSEAEAAAMLMRFGIARCSAKSEYIQFHDMIRLYARKRGGTRTAQAAVQSVYLRGSIKHSSEHLWAACFMAFGFGSDPFLVELRPSELMFFVKQIVVPLAINTFITYSRCNAALELLRLCTDALERAAESMLSHAGKWRETSISCLRPVQSEAQYTYLWQELALLKASVLETRAKLMLRGGQYGIGDDLIRKAIFIRTSICGEHHPDTVSARETLSKLTRLLTNVHLS
- the LOC119277070 gene encoding 50S ribosomal protein L33-like, which translates into the protein MGKAKRASIFIRLVSAAGTGFFYVKRKNPRRITEKLEFRKYDPRVNKHVLFTEAKMK